A stretch of Chitinophaga caeni DNA encodes these proteins:
- the cysM gene encoding cysteine synthase CysM: protein MNNLPKTSVLDLVGNTPMVALKHLNTKPGVTIYAKLEGTNPGGSVKDRAAYGMIKGALDRGELKPGMKLIEATSGNTGIALAMIANLFGVEIEIVMPEDATRERVLTMQAFGAKVILTPKEQSMEGAIDYTNAQVAKGGYFNLNQFGNPDNYMMHYRTTGPEIWKDTLQQVTHFVSAMGTTGTIMGVSKFLKEQNPAIQIVGCQPTEGSKIPGIRKWPEAYLPKIFDRSRIDRIMDIDEKDARTMTKRLAKEEAIFCGMSSGGAISAATRLAAELEKGVIVAIICDRGDRYLSSDLFD from the coding sequence ATGAACAACCTTCCCAAAACATCCGTGTTAGACCTCGTGGGTAATACTCCCATGGTTGCACTGAAGCATTTAAATACTAAGCCGGGTGTTACGATATATGCCAAATTAGAAGGCACCAACCCAGGCGGTAGCGTGAAAGACAGGGCTGCCTACGGCATGATCAAAGGAGCTTTGGACAGGGGCGAATTAAAACCCGGCATGAAGCTCATCGAAGCGACTAGTGGTAATACGGGCATCGCCTTGGCCATGATTGCCAACCTCTTCGGCGTGGAGATAGAAATCGTGATGCCGGAAGATGCTACCCGGGAACGCGTACTGACCATGCAAGCATTCGGCGCCAAAGTAATACTTACACCGAAAGAACAATCCATGGAAGGCGCCATTGATTACACGAACGCCCAAGTTGCCAAGGGGGGATATTTTAACCTTAACCAATTCGGCAACCCGGATAATTATATGATGCATTACCGGACTACCGGTCCTGAAATTTGGAAAGATACTTTGCAACAGGTTACGCATTTCGTCTCTGCCATGGGAACTACCGGCACAATTATGGGTGTTTCCAAGTTTTTGAAGGAACAAAACCCGGCCATACAAATCGTGGGCTGCCAACCTACGGAGGGCTCAAAGATTCCGGGCATCCGCAAATGGCCGGAAGCGTATCTGCCCAAAATATTTGACAGGAGCCGTATAGATCGCATCATGGACATCGATGAGAAAGATGCCCGTACCATGACCAAAAGGTTGGCTAAAGAGGAGGCTATTTTTTGTGGAATGAGCAGCGGCGGCGCTATTTCTGCGGCTACCAGGTTAGCAGCAGAACTGGAAAAAGGCGTAATTGTCGCGATTATTTGTGACCGCGGCGACCGTTATCTTTCCTCGGATTTATTTGATTGA
- a CDS encoding serine O-acetyltransferase has translation MMDNFLHSLQERHAAAAAAAYPCTEIVHSFCNRLINWMFPEHTGRVLPKDEIIAYMQQLQTDLTHLLEPIAQQLLQSPGVTAAEFMEMVPGIYDDLTKDAEAILAGDPAATCQYEIIRTYPGFYAVASYRIAHALHLLRIPLMPRIITEIAHTRTGVDIHPAATIAPYFCIDHGTGIVIGETTIIGMHVKLYQGVTLGALSVDKSMAQSKRHPTIEDHVVIYSGATILGGDTVIGHHSIIGGNVWMIKSVPPYSRIYYRPDGSMNIIENRNI, from the coding sequence ATGATGGACAATTTTTTGCACTCGCTCCAAGAACGTCATGCGGCTGCCGCGGCGGCGGCGTATCCTTGTACCGAAATAGTGCATAGCTTCTGTAACCGCTTGATCAACTGGATGTTCCCCGAACATACCGGCAGGGTATTGCCCAAGGACGAGATTATTGCATATATGCAGCAATTGCAAACTGACTTGACCCATTTATTGGAGCCGATCGCCCAACAATTGCTTCAAAGTCCCGGCGTAACCGCCGCGGAATTCATGGAAATGGTACCCGGGATTTATGATGACTTAACAAAAGATGCCGAAGCTATTCTTGCAGGGGATCCGGCTGCAACTTGCCAATACGAGATCATCCGCACTTACCCCGGTTTTTACGCGGTTGCTTCCTACCGTATCGCCCATGCCTTGCATTTGTTGAGAATTCCCCTGATGCCGCGGATCATCACGGAAATAGCGCATACGCGCACCGGTGTTGATATTCACCCAGCAGCTACGATCGCCCCGTATTTCTGCATCGACCATGGAACAGGCATCGTAATCGGTGAAACAACAATTATCGGCATGCATGTAAAACTATACCAGGGTGTGACTCTCGGCGCCCTAAGCGTTGACAAGTCCATGGCTCAAAGCAAAAGGCACCCAACGATAGAGGATCATGTCGTGATTTACTCCGGGGCTACTATTCTTGGAGGAGATACGGTTATTGGTCACCATAGTATCATAGGTGGGAATGTATGGATGATTAAATCCGTTCCCCCCTATTCTAGGATTTACTACAGGCCGGATGGCAGTATGAATATTATAGAGAACAGGAATATTTAA
- a CDS encoding sigma-54-dependent transcriptional regulator, with the protein MANILIIDDEKSIRKTLTEILSYEGYKIDEAADGAEGFKMFKEKSYDAVLCDIKMPKMDGLEFLEKAKEANPDVPIVMVSGHGNIDTAVDAVKKGAYDYISKPPDLNRLLITLRNALDKTSLVAETKVLRKKVNKTPQMIGDSVPITKIKDTIEKVAPTDARVLVTGENGVGKELVARWIHEYSNRSKGPMIEVNCAAIPSELIESELFGHEKGSFTSAIKQRIGKFEQASGGTLFLDEIGDMSLSAQAKVLRALQEGKITRVGGDKEISVDVRVIAATNKDLLKEVEEKNFRLDLYHRLSVILIHVPALNERSDDIPLLVDHFLESVCAEYGIAKKGIDKQAVKALQEHRWSGNIRELRNVVERLVILSGKTINADDVENYVLPANKSNV; encoded by the coding sequence ATGGCTAATATCTTAATCATTGATGATGAAAAAAGTATCCGTAAGACCTTAACCGAAATTTTAAGTTATGAAGGTTACAAAATAGATGAAGCGGCGGATGGTGCTGAAGGCTTTAAAATGTTTAAAGAGAAAAGCTACGACGCAGTATTATGTGATATCAAGATGCCAAAGATGGATGGCCTTGAGTTCTTGGAAAAAGCAAAGGAAGCGAACCCGGATGTTCCCATCGTTATGGTGAGCGGTCACGGTAATATCGATACAGCCGTAGATGCGGTGAAAAAGGGCGCTTATGATTATATTTCGAAACCGCCAGATTTGAATCGACTGCTTATCACGTTGAGGAATGCACTCGATAAAACTTCGCTCGTTGCAGAAACGAAAGTATTGAGGAAAAAGGTGAACAAAACCCCGCAAATGATAGGGGATTCTGTACCCATTACCAAGATCAAGGACACGATTGAAAAAGTCGCCCCAACGGATGCCCGCGTATTAGTTACAGGTGAGAACGGGGTAGGTAAGGAGTTGGTAGCAAGATGGATACACGAGTATAGCAACCGTTCGAAAGGCCCGATGATAGAAGTTAACTGCGCGGCCATCCCGAGCGAGTTGATCGAAAGCGAATTGTTTGGCCACGAAAAAGGTTCCTTTACTTCCGCTATCAAGCAGCGGATAGGGAAATTTGAACAAGCAAGTGGCGGTACCCTGTTCCTAGACGAAATCGGGGACATGAGCTTGAGTGCACAAGCCAAGGTATTACGCGCCTTGCAAGAAGGAAAAATTACACGCGTAGGCGGCGATAAGGAAATTAGCGTGGATGTGCGTGTAATTGCCGCTACCAATAAAGATTTGTTAAAAGAAGTGGAAGAGAAAAACTTCCGTCTGGATCTATATCACCGCCTCAGCGTTATCCTGATACACGTCCCAGCATTGAACGAACGTTCCGATGATATTCCTTTACTTGTAGATCATTTCCTCGAAAGTGTTTGCGCGGAATACGGCATCGCGAAGAAAGGCATCGATAAACAAGCGGTGAAAGCTTTGCAGGAACATCGTTGGTCGGGAAACATCCGGGAACTCAGGAACGTGGTAGAACGCCTGGTGATCTTGTCCGGTAAAACTATTAATGCAGATGATGTAGAAAATTACGTCCTTCCTGCTAATAAGAGCAATGTTTAA
- a CDS encoding alpha/beta fold hydrolase, with amino-acid sequence MKNIYLISGLGADERIFHNLVFPAGYKVHYLPWIQPLGPFEPIASYAARMIEKIDTPGEVYLVGVSFGGMMCIEIAKLIRVEKIILISSIKNKDEKPYFYNKFTQYLFNHFSDNFVFKNRAFFVRLFLQSHSAEEKALVRDYLNKKDYSYLRWAVGAVLDWDNTWIPAAPMIHIHGSKDRPFPVRSSNPTHIIEGGGHFMVLNRAKEISELISKFLFS; translated from the coding sequence TTGAAAAATATATACTTGATCAGTGGTTTAGGTGCGGATGAGAGGATATTTCATAACCTGGTTTTCCCGGCAGGTTACAAGGTACATTACCTGCCGTGGATTCAACCTCTTGGCCCGTTTGAACCGATCGCTTCTTATGCTGCCAGGATGATTGAAAAAATTGATACTCCAGGAGAAGTATATCTCGTCGGGGTTTCTTTCGGGGGCATGATGTGTATCGAGATTGCCAAGTTGATCCGCGTCGAGAAAATTATCTTGATTTCTTCGATCAAGAATAAAGATGAAAAGCCTTATTTCTATAATAAGTTTACCCAGTACCTCTTCAATCACTTTTCCGATAACTTCGTTTTTAAAAACCGTGCTTTCTTTGTCAGGTTATTCTTACAATCACATTCTGCTGAAGAAAAAGCCCTCGTAAGGGATTATTTAAATAAGAAAGATTACAGCTACCTACGTTGGGCAGTTGGTGCCGTATTGGATTGGGATAATACCTGGATACCGGCTGCGCCGATGATTCATATCCATGGCTCTAAAGACCGACCTTTCCCGGTACGGAGCTCCAATCCCACCCACATTATTGAAGGGGGCGGCCATTTCATGGTATTAAACCGTGCTAAAGAGATCAGCGAATTGATTTCCAAATTCTTATTTAGCTAA
- a CDS encoding MerR family transcriptional regulator: MTYIKTLNSFTIKDVEKLTGIKAHTIRIWEQRYQILRPKRKDTNHRVYDNDDLKHIMRIAYLYHNGYKISKLAQMSDEEIIRLSLEQPTSNNYYQLQVNQLVEAMIDFDQAKFEKIFHTVILRIGFEQCILQVIYPYLEKVGLLWLTGSVVPAQEHFASMIIRKKMLVAIDGLELPTNGNYHFLLFLPEGEHHEIPVLFVQYLLKKTGFPVINFGPNVPLEDLKFYTMHKPVSHLYAHIVTHYMKKEMDHFVQNLSSLFPGTTVIVSGASVENVSQPAPANVILLKSVHEVMQYIYALA, encoded by the coding sequence TTGACCTATATCAAAACATTGAACAGTTTTACCATAAAAGACGTCGAAAAGCTAACGGGTATAAAGGCGCATACGATCCGGATTTGGGAGCAACGATACCAGATACTGCGGCCCAAACGCAAGGATACGAATCATAGGGTGTACGATAACGATGATCTGAAGCATATAATGAGAATAGCCTATTTGTACCATAACGGGTACAAAATCTCAAAATTAGCCCAGATGAGTGATGAGGAGATCATACGTTTATCACTTGAACAGCCAACGAGTAACAATTATTACCAATTGCAAGTCAACCAATTGGTGGAAGCGATGATTGATTTTGATCAAGCCAAGTTCGAGAAGATCTTCCATACCGTAATTTTACGCATCGGCTTCGAGCAATGCATCTTGCAAGTCATTTACCCCTATCTTGAGAAAGTGGGCCTACTTTGGCTCACCGGGAGCGTTGTGCCCGCACAGGAACACTTTGCCAGCATGATTATCAGGAAGAAAATGCTGGTAGCTATCGATGGGCTGGAATTGCCTACTAACGGCAATTACCATTTCCTGCTGTTCTTACCTGAAGGCGAACACCACGAGATACCTGTATTATTCGTTCAATATTTACTGAAGAAAACCGGGTTCCCCGTAATCAATTTCGGGCCGAACGTTCCGTTAGAAGACCTCAAATTTTACACGATGCATAAGCCGGTGAGCCATCTTTATGCACATATCGTTACCCATTATATGAAAAAAGAAATGGATCACTTCGTCCAGAATCTAAGTAGCCTCTTCCCGGGAACGACGGTCATCGTATCGGGTGCTTCCGTAGAAAATGTCAGCCAACCGGCGCCAGCCAATGTAATATTACTGAAATCTGTACACGAGGTAATGCAATATATTTACGCCTTGGCATAA
- the lepB gene encoding signal peptidase I → MNWAFWKKKEDKPKKKKSAVREWLDAAIFAIIAATLIRTFIFEAYTIPTPSMEKSLLVNDFLFVSKIAYGPRIPMTPLAVPFTHHTLPFTKYTKAYSDAIHWKYRRIPGFKDIKNNDVVVFNFPEGDTVALEQQDVSYYDLVRRYGREAVWNQYHIIARPVDKRENYIKRCMGIAGDTLQIIGGQVHINGKAAPVPEGSERVYVVQTAEGELSNSRLDEMDVDAKSEGYPNRAMFAKYDSSGKQEPGNFYTYNLTKSMAETVRSWAPNVMSVDSLVEKRVDPSVFPSDTANYKWNLDNFGPLYIPKKGATITLTLQNISLYRRIIDVYEDNDLQIKDGQIYINGQATNQYTFKMNYYFMMGDNRNDSLDSRFWGFVPEDHVVGKAWLIWMSYGDNGIRWSRLFKAIK, encoded by the coding sequence ATGAATTGGGCATTTTGGAAGAAAAAAGAGGATAAGCCGAAGAAGAAAAAATCGGCCGTTAGAGAATGGTTAGATGCAGCGATATTCGCTATCATAGCGGCTACCCTCATCCGTACCTTCATTTTTGAAGCATACACCATCCCGACTCCCTCCATGGAAAAATCGTTACTCGTAAACGATTTCTTATTCGTTAGTAAGATCGCTTACGGGCCGAGAATCCCCATGACACCCCTCGCGGTACCATTTACACATCATACATTGCCTTTTACCAAATATACCAAGGCTTACTCTGATGCCATTCACTGGAAATACAGGCGTATTCCCGGTTTTAAGGATATTAAAAATAATGATGTTGTCGTATTTAACTTCCCAGAGGGCGATACCGTAGCCTTGGAGCAGCAGGATGTTAGTTATTACGACCTGGTGAGACGATATGGCAGGGAAGCCGTTTGGAACCAGTATCATATCATAGCGCGACCGGTTGATAAAAGGGAAAACTACATTAAACGCTGTATGGGTATTGCCGGCGATACGCTACAAATAATTGGCGGTCAAGTACATATCAACGGGAAAGCGGCCCCGGTACCGGAAGGTAGCGAGCGCGTATACGTGGTGCAAACCGCTGAAGGGGAATTGAGTAACTCCCGGTTAGACGAGATGGATGTCGATGCCAAGAGCGAAGGATATCCCAATAGGGCCATGTTCGCAAAGTATGATTCATCTGGCAAGCAAGAACCCGGCAACTTTTATACTTATAACCTGACAAAAAGCATGGCAGAAACGGTGAGGTCCTGGGCGCCCAATGTGATGTCGGTTGATTCCCTGGTTGAAAAAAGGGTGGATCCGAGCGTATTTCCTTCTGACACGGCTAATTATAAATGGAACCTTGATAATTTTGGACCCCTGTACATTCCGAAGAAAGGCGCCACCATTACTTTGACCCTCCAAAATATTTCCTTGTACCGCAGGATTATCGATGTATACGAGGATAATGACCTCCAAATCAAGGACGGGCAAATATATATCAACGGTCAAGCTACCAACCAATATACTTTTAAAATGAATTATTATTTCATGATGGGGGATAACCGGAATGATTCACTGGATTCCCGTTTCTGGGGCTTTGTGCCCGAAGATCATGTCGTAGGTAAAGCCTGGTTGATCTGGATGAGCTACGGCGATAACGGCATCCGTTGGAGCAGGCTCTTTAAGGCTATAAAATAA
- a CDS encoding sulfatase-like hydrolase/transferase: MISLTAWSTLLPAQKKSKKPNVIFILADDMGFADLSCYGNMQIRTPHLDQMAAEGFKAGSFVVPAPTCSPARASFLTGKYPIRVGIPYALGPGNKHGLNDTYFSIAKMFKRENYQTMMIGKWHLGDRSDTKPTGHGFDHYYGMMYSHDYKYPFVKTDTTLAIFEDNKRVIEKPDFTKLMDHYTDKAKEFISEASKKDQPFFLYLPYPMPHAPVGTTDQWNGKSDAGKYGDVIEHIDGCVGQILTLLRQLDIDENTLVMFSSDNGPWNEMPERMFGENIVQPWDHGSVGPLRGGKANTYEGGHRVPFIARWPGHIPAAQYSLQSLVMFDMMPTLADVIGFPGNQLPRDLDGVNNWPVISGKSKGGDRTIYYLNAGGKYEAVRKGDWKLRIAKVKDAEVQLFNLKSDISERHNVANRYPGKVEELTALLKHQEETGY, encoded by the coding sequence TTGATAAGTTTGACCGCCTGGAGTACATTGCTCCCTGCCCAAAAGAAATCTAAAAAGCCAAACGTAATCTTCATCTTGGCAGATGATATGGGTTTTGCCGACCTATCCTGTTATGGAAATATGCAAATACGTACTCCCCATTTAGACCAGATGGCAGCAGAAGGCTTTAAAGCTGGTAGTTTCGTGGTGCCGGCGCCGACTTGTTCCCCTGCCAGGGCATCTTTTTTAACCGGTAAATACCCGATCCGTGTCGGGATACCTTATGCCTTGGGTCCAGGGAATAAACACGGCTTAAACGATACCTATTTCAGCATTGCCAAGATGTTTAAAAGGGAAAACTATCAAACCATGATGATCGGGAAATGGCATCTTGGAGATCGTTCAGATACCAAACCAACAGGCCATGGCTTCGATCATTATTACGGGATGATGTACTCGCACGATTATAAATATCCGTTCGTTAAGACCGATACAACGCTCGCCATCTTTGAAGATAATAAAAGGGTAATAGAGAAACCCGACTTTACGAAGTTAATGGATCATTATACGGATAAAGCGAAAGAATTTATCAGTGAAGCATCGAAAAAAGATCAACCGTTCTTTTTATACTTACCTTACCCGATGCCGCATGCACCCGTTGGGACCACCGACCAGTGGAACGGTAAATCGGACGCCGGGAAGTACGGTGACGTGATCGAACATATTGACGGATGCGTAGGACAAATATTAACCCTGCTGCGCCAATTGGATATCGATGAAAATACATTGGTCATGTTTTCTAGTGATAACGGCCCCTGGAACGAAATGCCGGAACGTATGTTCGGGGAAAATATCGTGCAACCTTGGGATCACGGTTCCGTGGGACCTTTACGCGGCGGTAAGGCCAATACCTACGAAGGTGGGCACCGGGTACCTTTTATCGCCAGGTGGCCTGGGCATATCCCTGCCGCGCAATATTCATTACAATCATTGGTGATGTTTGATATGATGCCAACTTTGGCAGATGTGATCGGTTTCCCCGGAAACCAGTTGCCCCGAGACTTGGATGGTGTAAACAATTGGCCTGTAATTTCAGGAAAAAGTAAAGGTGGCGATCGCACGATTTATTACCTGAATGCCGGCGGAAAATATGAAGCCGTACGCAAGGGCGACTGGAAACTGAGAATTGCAAAAGTTAAAGATGCCGAAGTGCAATTGTTTAATCTTAAATCCGATATTTCTGAAAGGCATAACGTCGCTAACCGTTATCCTGGAAAAGTTGAAGAGCTTACGGCATTATTGAAACACCAGGAAGAAACCGGTTATTAA
- a CDS encoding cytidine deaminase, with protein sequence MEKVLQSFSYTKYPDSSELDPDDAWLLNEAREVTEHAYAPYSHFQVGAVIKLVNGEIVAGTNQENASFPVGICAERVALSAAASLYPGIPILTIAISYRNLDGQSTHPISPCGICRQTLTEYQLRFGHPIRLILAGLSGEVYVIDDAEDLLPLTFSVTDMK encoded by the coding sequence ATGGAAAAAGTACTGCAATCGTTTAGTTATACAAAATACCCGGATAGCAGCGAATTGGATCCGGATGATGCATGGTTGTTGAATGAAGCTAGGGAAGTGACAGAACATGCATATGCTCCATATTCGCATTTCCAGGTTGGGGCCGTGATCAAGTTGGTTAACGGGGAAATAGTAGCAGGTACCAACCAGGAGAACGCTTCCTTTCCGGTGGGAATTTGCGCCGAGCGCGTAGCATTATCCGCAGCCGCATCTTTGTACCCCGGTATTCCAATTCTGACGATTGCCATCAGCTACCGCAACCTAGACGGGCAAAGTACCCACCCGATTTCACCCTGCGGCATTTGCCGGCAAACGTTGACGGAATACCAGTTGAGATTTGGCCATCCCATCCGTTTAATACTGGCAGGCTTAAGCGGTGAAGTGTACGTAATAGATGATGCCGAAGATTTATTGCCCTTAACTTTCTCGGTTACAGATATGAAATAA
- a CDS encoding tetratricopeptide repeat protein, whose translation MLLFSQWQSLHAIPREDKAREYFEEGQLLHKEGKLGAAIAKFEAAIHEDNQFAAAYFELAQLYFEREQFDMALAYGKVAGRMNCKPATAFLGNCYEAMQQAELALQQYTLALQREPSDAHIAFRLASLYAKQQEFAFSIPYYLTALADSSLRAEACYQLAKMYFLMSNYQGAAPAFIQAANWGRMKDADYFYHLGLTQINQNNFKEGIANLESAQVLRTNDIRVMQVLADAYFKQGMFSKAVHLWKNILILQPQNAFAMFMLGKSLMGNGEVEKGQLICDQALNLGDAR comes from the coding sequence ATGCTATTGTTCAGTCAATGGCAATCACTCCACGCTATACCGCGGGAAGATAAAGCACGAGAATATTTCGAGGAAGGACAGCTCTTGCATAAAGAAGGCAAGTTAGGGGCGGCGATTGCCAAGTTTGAAGCGGCCATTCATGAAGATAATCAATTTGCAGCCGCTTATTTCGAGTTGGCGCAATTGTATTTTGAACGGGAACAGTTTGACATGGCCTTGGCTTACGGGAAAGTGGCCGGTAGGATGAATTGTAAACCTGCTACAGCTTTTCTCGGGAATTGTTACGAGGCAATGCAACAGGCTGAATTAGCCTTGCAGCAATATACCCTAGCTTTACAAAGAGAACCATCAGATGCGCATATCGCTTTTCGCCTCGCTTCACTTTATGCAAAGCAACAAGAATTTGCTTTTAGCATACCCTATTATTTAACCGCCCTGGCAGACAGTAGCTTACGTGCAGAAGCTTGTTACCAGTTGGCAAAGATGTATTTTCTTATGTCAAACTATCAAGGTGCAGCCCCGGCTTTTATACAAGCCGCCAATTGGGGGAGGATGAAAGATGCCGATTATTTCTACCACCTGGGACTAACTCAAATTAATCAAAATAATTTCAAAGAAGGTATTGCCAACTTAGAATCGGCACAAGTTTTGCGTACAAACGATATCCGGGTAATGCAGGTTTTGGCGGATGCTTATTTCAAGCAAGGAATGTTTTCCAAGGCTGTGCATCTATGGAAGAATATCTTAATTTTGCAACCCCAGAATGCTTTTGCCATGTTTATGCTTGGCAAATCTTTAATGGGAAACGGCGAAGTGGAAAAAGGTCAACTGATTTGTGATCAAGCCCTGAATTTGGGAGATGCAAGGTAG
- the argS gene encoding arginine--tRNA ligase, which produces MSIVTAIRKAAVEAVQSLYQQAVGEQDIAVNITKPEFEGEYTIVVFPFTKMSRQKPEETGQAIGETLLRIAPGLFSGFNVVKGFLNLNIAHQFWATFSQKAHSIEQLGQKPANGKKIMVEYSSPNTNKPLHLGHLRNNFLGYSVAEILKANGYEVIKANLVNDRGIHICKSMLAWQLYAHGDTPASTGIKGDHLVGDYYVKFESVLRDQAEGLKIRVFDGDFKDFDGDDREKIEKLTAAFQKLETEKSKLEKAGNADDSKNPEINKLKEKLSKLKDEINEMCRNRTEIMQQAKIMLQQWEAGNPEVRSLWAMMNQWVYDGFEETYTRMGVDFDKYYFESDTYLLGKDLVEEGLRKGVLFKKEDNSVWIDLTADGLDEKLLLRGDGTSVYMTQDLGTARLKYNDYHMDQSIYVVADEQNYHFKVLKLILEKLGEPCAAGIYHLSYGMVELPFGKMKSREGTVVDADDLVEEMIATAAQQTQELGKVKDFNKDELDQLYYTIGVGAMKFFLLKVDPKKRIVFDPKDSIDLHGFTAPFIQYSYARIKSILRDIPSAEIEKANSFVFEGNLLPMEKELIMMCEQFESIIEDAAKEMSPSVIANYTFNLAQSFNSFYAKKEQGKYVYSIVDAENEAAKLLRIQIAILTAKTIQRALQLMGILVPERM; this is translated from the coding sequence ATGAGTATAGTTACAGCTATAAGAAAAGCTGCCGTTGAGGCAGTACAATCGCTTTATCAACAAGCAGTTGGTGAACAGGACATCGCCGTAAATATTACTAAACCGGAATTTGAAGGGGAATATACCATCGTGGTGTTCCCATTCACAAAAATGAGCCGCCAAAAGCCGGAAGAAACGGGCCAGGCCATTGGCGAAACGCTGCTGCGCATTGCCCCCGGGCTGTTTAGCGGATTCAACGTGGTAAAAGGATTTTTAAACCTAAATATAGCCCATCAATTTTGGGCAACATTCTCCCAAAAGGCGCATTCAATTGAGCAATTAGGTCAAAAACCTGCTAACGGGAAGAAAATCATGGTCGAGTATTCATCGCCCAATACCAATAAACCGCTTCACCTCGGCCACTTGAGGAATAACTTCCTGGGCTACAGCGTAGCTGAAATCTTGAAAGCGAACGGTTACGAGGTGATTAAAGCGAACCTGGTAAATGACAGGGGCATACATATTTGTAAGTCAATGCTGGCTTGGCAATTATATGCCCACGGAGATACCCCGGCATCTACCGGTATCAAGGGAGATCACCTCGTAGGTGATTATTACGTGAAGTTTGAATCTGTATTGAGAGACCAGGCAGAAGGATTAAAAATCCGCGTGTTCGATGGTGATTTCAAGGATTTTGATGGGGACGACCGGGAGAAGATTGAAAAGTTGACCGCCGCTTTCCAAAAACTGGAAACAGAAAAAAGCAAGCTCGAAAAAGCCGGCAATGCCGATGATTCCAAAAACCCGGAGATCAACAAGCTGAAGGAAAAACTATCAAAGCTAAAAGACGAGATCAACGAGATGTGCCGCAACCGCACCGAAATTATGCAACAAGCCAAAATCATGTTGCAACAGTGGGAAGCCGGTAATCCAGAAGTTCGTTCTTTATGGGCAATGATGAACCAGTGGGTTTATGATGGTTTCGAAGAAACCTATACCCGCATGGGCGTAGATTTCGATAAATATTACTTTGAAAGCGATACTTACTTGCTGGGTAAAGACCTGGTTGAAGAAGGGTTGCGTAAAGGGGTGCTCTTTAAAAAAGAAGATAACTCTGTTTGGATCGACCTTACCGCCGATGGCCTGGATGAAAAATTACTTCTCCGCGGTGACGGCACATCCGTCTATATGACGCAAGACCTTGGTACAGCGCGGTTAAAATACAATGACTACCATATGGATCAAAGTATTTACGTGGTAGCCGACGAACAGAATTATCATTTCAAAGTCTTAAAATTAATCCTTGAAAAGTTAGGAGAACCCTGTGCCGCCGGTATTTACCACCTCTCTTACGGAATGGTAGAACTGCCTTTCGGGAAGATGAAAAGCCGTGAAGGCACCGTTGTGGATGCTGATGACTTGGTTGAAGAGATGATTGCAACAGCTGCACAACAAACTCAAGAACTTGGAAAAGTAAAGGATTTCAATAAAGACGAGCTGGATCAACTTTATTATACGATCGGGGTTGGCGCGATGAAATTCTTCTTGTTAAAAGTAGATCCTAAAAAGCGTATCGTATTTGACCCGAAAGACTCCATCGACTTACACGGATTTACGGCTCCATTTATACAATATTCTTACGCGAGGATTAAATCTATATTGCGAGATATCCCATCAGCAGAAATTGAGAAAGCGAATAGCTTCGTATTCGAAGGTAATTTATTACCGATGGAAAAGGAACTCATAATGATGTGCGAACAATTTGAAAGCATCATAGAAGATGCAGCCAAAGAAATGAGTCCATCTGTAATCGCAAATTATACATTTAACTTAGCGCAAAGCTTTAACTCCTTCTATGCAAAAAAGGAGCAAGGTAAATATGTTTATTCAATTGTTGATGCTGAAAATGAAGCAGCCAAATTACTAAGGATCCAGATAGCTATTTTAACCGCAAAAACGATCCAAAGAGCATTACAACTAATGGGCATCCTTGTTCCGGAAAGAATGTAA